The following is a genomic window from Syntrophobacterales bacterium.
TTTCATTGCCGACTCGATTCCCTTGCTGAAATCGGTAGGCACGGTTGTCATTCTGGTTGCGAGTTCCTTGTCGATCATGAAAAGGCCGTTGCTGGCATCTTTCCCCTTGCCGAGCAAATCGAGGTTGGCGATGATATCGTTGTCGTTTCCTTCTTCTTCGATCTGCTCTGTTATGTACCATTGCAGAAAGATATTCGTAGCGTGGTCTTTCTCGGCGATGGCCAAATCAACCAGGTCGTTGATCGATTTGGTTATGAATTTTTCATGTTCCAGCGTCTTCTGGAACATCTCGAGCGGGGACTTCCACTCCCGAGGCGGTTCCGCAAGCGTCATCAGTTTGACCTTGCCGCCCTGTCGCTGAATGTACTCATAGAATTTCATGGCATGCAGCATCTCCTCGTGGTACTGAACCATGAACCAGTTTGCGAATCCCTTCAAGCCCAGCGAGTTGCTGTAGGCCGACATCGCCATATAGAGATATGCAGAGTAAAGCTCCTTGTTGATCTGGCCGTTTAGCGCGTCTTCCATCTTTTTACCGATCATTGTCTTTCCTCCTTGAATTAAAATGCCGGCGGACTATCCCAAGCGTTCAATCCATTACAGGATTATTACACATTGAAAGGCTTGATTTGGCAATCATTTCAGTCCGCATTTACAAGTATTCCTCGGTGAGTGAGCATAAATAGCATTTTTTTGATGTCAATTACAAGCATCCTTTAAGGCTTTTCTCCCCTTTTTTTAAAGTGTCGGGACAAGCTGCGATAGCGATTTGCCTCCGTCTATTTAGTAATTGCATCGCCAAAGTTTAACTGATAATTGACAGCGCCGAAAGTACGTAGATTGCGGGCGGGAAGCAATGATTTCAACAAACAGTAAAACAAGCAAAGATCAGCAGGGAGCGCTTTTATGGCCTTCACTTTTACCGGCCTTGCTGGTTGTCGTTATCTATCTGCCGGCAGCCTGGTTTGACTTCATCACCCTTGATGACAATCTCTATATAATTGACAACCCCGAAATAACGAAGGGGATTTCCATAGAAGGAATAAAGTGGGCGTTCACGACCCTCTACACGACGAACTGGCATCCGCTGACTTGGTTGTCGCTCCTTGCCGAATATCATTTCTTCGGTTTGCATCCCGCGGGCTACCATATTGTCGGGATTATTTTGCATGCCCTCAACTCCACGCTGCTTTTTTTTGTTCTTTTGGGGTTGACCGGGAAACGATGGAGTTCGGTGGCGGTGGCGGCGTTTTTTGCCGTCCATCCGCTCAATATCGAGTCCGTTGTCTGGATCGCGGAGCGGAAGAATCTCCTCAGCACGCTTTTCTGGCTTTTAACTATCTGGTCTTACAGACGCTACGTAAGCAGGCCCGGGGCAAAGCGTTATCTGGAGACGGCGTTGTTGTTTGCGCTGGGGCTGATGGCCAAGCCAATGGGCGTCAGCTTGCCGTTTATACTTTTGCTGCTCGATTACTGGCCGCTCCGGCGATTCTCTTTTAATCGAGACCGTTTACCGGGGGCGCCTGATTTTGGAAGGCGAGTTCGCCTTGTTGTGCGGCTTGTAATCGAAAAAATTCCTTTTTTCGTCATTTCCTTTCTTTCCATCGTGATTACGATTTATGCCGCCCAAACCGGCGGGGCGGCAAAATCCCTTCTGGCATTCCCGTTGGTGGGAAGACTCGAAAATGCGCTTGTATCATATTTCTCCTATATCAAGCTGCTGCTAAGACCGGTGGAAATATCCCTTTATTACCCGTATCCAAGCTTCATGCCTCTCGAAAAGACGATCGCCGCGTTCTTGTTTCTCCTGGCCGTTACAGGTTTTGTTATTATAAAAGCGGATAAATATCGCTATCTTGTGGTGGGCTGGTTCTGGTATTTGGCAACACTCCTGCCGGTAATCGGGATTCTCCAGGTGGGCAGGCAGGCAATGGCCAATCGTTACGCATATATACCTTTCATCGGCGTCTTCATCATTATCATCTGGGGCATGGGCGATCTCTTGGGCCGTTCGCGCAGATCAAAATATATTGCGGCGGGTGCGGTTTTTTTAATGATTGTTTATTGCGGCGTCTTATCCTCGCGGGAGCTGCAAAACTGGAAAGACAGCCGCGCGGTTTATGCCAGGGCGCTTACGGTG
Proteins encoded in this region:
- a CDS encoding ferritin; this translates as MIGKKMEDALNGQINKELYSAYLYMAMSAYSNSLGLKGFANWFMVQYHEEMLHAMKFYEYIQRQGGKVKLMTLAEPPREWKSPLEMFQKTLEHEKFITKSINDLVDLAIAEKDHATNIFLQWYITEQIEEEGNDNDIIANLDLLGKGKDASNGLFMIDKELATRMTTVPTDFSKGIESAMKAASIA
- a CDS encoding glycosyltransferase family 39 protein; the encoded protein is MISTNSKTSKDQQGALLWPSLLPALLVVVIYLPAAWFDFITLDDNLYIIDNPEITKGISIEGIKWAFTTLYTTNWHPLTWLSLLAEYHFFGLHPAGYHIVGIILHALNSTLLFFVLLGLTGKRWSSVAVAAFFAVHPLNIESVVWIAERKNLLSTLFWLLTIWSYRRYVSRPGAKRYLETALLFALGLMAKPMGVSLPFILLLLDYWPLRRFSFNRDRLPGAPDFGRRVRLVVRLVIEKIPFFVISFLSIVITIYAAQTGGAAKSLLAFPLVGRLENALVSYFSYIKLLLRPVEISLYYPYPSFMPLEKTIAAFLFLLAVTGFVIIKADKYRYLVVGWFWYLATLLPVIGILQVGRQAMANRYAYIPFIGVFIIIIWGMGDLLGRSRRSKYIAAGAVFLMIVYCGVLSSRELQNWKDSRAVYARALTVTKDNHIAILGMGNELLKEGKPAQAEKYYREALRIRPEYELTNYNLGLALMRQKKMKEAEFYFRETIKYDPSFSKAYEKLDALLLKEEKINKIKGDR